In Babesia bovis T2Bo chromosome 3, whole genome shotgun sequence, the genomic window ACCTTCTTCTGCTTTTCGTGTAATATCAATAGTAAATGCATTTAGAGGAGATACTTGATATGTATCTCTCAAGATATCTTCAGATCGTCCCGGAGTcggtatatatgtgtattgACTCAGTGCTTGTTTCCATGTATCCGTTGGCATTTCTTCAGCTGGCTTTTCCTTTTCTTCGGCTATGTATTTAAGTGTTAAATTTCTCATAGCATCTATGTTTACCGTTAGCGCATCAAGTATTTGTCTAAACGTATAACTATGAGTTCCTAGCATTCCTAATAGAATGTGTTCAGTTTCTAGTGTTTTATTGCCCATGCTCTCAGCTTCTATAGATGACAACTGCAGCGCATTTTTAGATTCTTGtgaaaatatcaaattataatcttcatttttatcatcAGGGGCTACCAATTATGATTTGTTTTACTGCAAACTTACGTATTGTATTATCTTCCAGATTGTCTATTACATCCCTGAGTTTCTTGGATGTTACACCAAAATGGCTCAGGACATTGCTGGCTATACCTCTTTGTACAGCCACCAGTCCTAGGAGaatatgttttatttcGATTTGTTTAACAGCTCCTCTTTTTGCTTCTTCTTGTGACAACATCAGCACTTTAACAGCGTCATCACTGAAATTGTTAAAATTAAGAGATATTTGCTGATCTTCCGGCAATTCGTTGCCAGTTGATTCTCCAGAAGCGTAACATCTTTGCCGATGAAACTTGTTACCCTGTCTGTTGTCTATATTGTGATATTTTTCAATCAAAGGGTGTAATCTAAACGCATCTACGTCAGTTGAGCATTTTTTGTATGTGAAGATAATGGCTACATTGATTACCGTGGCAAACGTTGTAAAAGTTGTTCCCATTACGCGCAGTCTGCCAAAAACTTTGACCAACAAAAGTTTCAACGATTCCACAGCAATGCGTTTCTAATAAATAAACAAGTTACATGCCaccattttaaaatattgaaaataatttttcaatatatatattaggTTTATAGGGTATGCCTGCACATTTTAAAGCTGTCATAGTGATTAGCCGGTTTGTGGAGTTTGAAGATTCTTCCTAATTTTCATTAGTAAAGGTGTATCTTTTATTGGTTTTTGGAGTAGATTCTCAGCTTGCTTGACTTCGTCGTTATAAAAGTATGCCATAATTGCATAAGCGAGTGTGTCGCCGCTTAGGGCAAAACCATTGGTAACTTCTCTTGTCTGCTTGCACACATTTTCTATTTCTAGGTAAAGTGATACCATTATATCCCATTCCTCTGCAGTAGCACATACGGCAAGGACGGTATTGTACATTTCAATGGATTTGTATTTATTGTGTTCATTAGCTCTTCTTAGCAATTGTAATGCTATTTTCCATTCTCCTGTTTGCTCACATGCTTCTGCTGCTGCGATAAACGGTAAATATGAGTCTTTCAACATTTTTGCTAACTCCATGGCATTTATTATTTCCATTGCGTTTTTATAATGTCCCGTTTTAGCATATGACTCCAGTACAATTTGGTATATGTTTTGGTCGATATCAGTTGCATTTTGCCTCATATTTTGGTATATTGATTCAATTTGGTTATATTTTCTTGTCATGAACAAAGTTGTCAAGAGAAGTTTGTATTGATATGGAGTCATTGTATTTCCTTCTTCTAAGTATTCGGCATACAGTTCCAATGCATCATTACTATTACCCATAGCGTTAAAAAGCTCTAATACATGGGTTATAAGATCCGTATTagttttgtatattttggaGCTTCGTAACTCTTTATACATTTTCAATGCATCATCATACATGTGTGCTTTTGAGCAAGCTTCAATAGCTTTGATATAATCTTGTATTTGTAAGAATGTATCTCCATCTTGTGCGATTTTATCTAGACCTTTCATGTCGTTAAAGACGCTAAGGCATTCTATGGCTTTCCCTTCTTTTGCCAGTGGAGTCATTAGTGCTCGCATAACACCGTGGTCTACTGGATGCTTATTTCTTATCATTTCCTCATATAAATCGAGTGCATCTTTTGTGTATCCGCATTTAGCGCATGTTACAATTGCCAGTTTATAGCTAACTCCATCTATAACATTTTCCTTCTTACGCATATCGTCCATGACAGCCAACGTTAAGCTTGCATTAGCATTTCTTTCAGCTGCTGATAGCACTGAATTGTATGCTATAGTTTGTGGCGACACCGCTGTGATTTATGTTGTTTACTTTATATCAACTTACTGCAATATGGTGATGTTTGTAACGTTTCTATACACTTTACAAAGTTTATGCCCAGTGTAGtatccattgccaatgctgcTTTCATTTTAATGATATCCTCTTCTGTAACTCTCCCAGGCTTAGCCTCTTCTAAGTCTTCGTTTTCAGGGACTACACTATCTGTATGATTTGTAATAAAATTTAATATTTCGTACCATttttttgcgatatggCTGTGTCTTCATTAAGTCCCACTACATTGGCCACAAGATCACTACAGATACTGTTTTCATAATCATGAGGTTTCCCCGTATCTGGTTGATTGGCAGCGTAATGTCTGGTCCAATGTCCATGACTTCCATCATGTGATTCACtcaaatataacacaaaatgCGTAACACCATTATCGTCGCCGACTACATTAATAGAATCTGTCACATTGGTGTAAGGTGATCTAGCTCTACCATTTCCTTGTACAACGTACGTACCAATGAATGATGGATTAACTGACCTTCCCGTTCGATCAGTATGCAAAACCCGAGGTAGAACAACTGTATCGTTACCAATGTTGTAGTATCTTACCCATCTCTTTGCATTATGTACTGCCAATACAGCGTACAGTTCTAAGTTTCTCTTTTGTGTTGCGAGCCGATGACAGCCTATTATCCATATTAACAGCAATGTGGAGATCAAATATTTGAGAATACCGTGGCATTGGTTAGGTCTACGACGGCACATTATACTTCAGCTTTTGTCTTTAACATTTGAGCTGCAACATGGAAGAATCCATTCACACATTTATTATTTTATcatattatatttcatttatTCCCTATACTTATCAATAGAGATAATCTTCGGTTATGCatattatttatttattccgatatattaaaatgtgtatctATGGTATTAGATGGATATAAGTCTATCATCCCATTCTACGGTGTTGTATATTCCtatacatatttaacatattATTTCCATATACATACCATCATTTATCATATCCAGAAGAACTGGATTTTCCAGTGCGGCTGCGACCCTTTCCTTGTCCAACAATTGCTTGTTAATAGCGTCTTCTGTATTATGAGTTCCTGTAAATTGTCAAACAAACACAATATAGCTACCTTCTGTTATTTGCACGTCGATTTTGAAGTGAAGCGGCAAGCTTTGTTGCAGCTTAACATAGATCATAAGACCGATAATGGTTGCCTGAAATTATTGTTGTCATATCAAAGCAACACTTACTTGAGAGCAATGCGGAACAGTTGGTGTGAACTTAACGGTTACGATAGCATTCTCTTGatctatatctatattttcCGGTTCAACTATTTTGAGTGATTCCAGTGTGTAGGAGTATTCTGGATCCTTGATGTTCCTAATGATATTGAATATTTCCTAAAATAAATGATTGTGTCCAAAATATATCTTACTGTGACTTCAAATTCATCATATGTTGAGGTTGGttgaaatatattgtttgtTGGTTTTGTTTCGCTATTGGCTGTTTCCTGTTTATCAATTATCAGTTTTGTGTCAATATAAAACAATGACTTTGCATCTTCATTTTCTAATAATCGTTCTTTCGGCTGTGTAGTCGATAGTGTCTTTGTCGACTTGTATATGATTGGATTAGCGTTATCCATTTGTTTCGTTTATTATTGATGTATAGTCGCATTACACATCGTTGTTAATTGAATTGGGCAAATGTATAATACTATGCAATTTGAAATGTATGTTGATTTTGCTACAACGGGGCTTACTCCTGAATCAGGATATATTGAGACACTATTTCAGAATATTAACATGCGTGATCATGTTATAACTACAATTGGACGCTACTACGTTTCTTGATGTGTAGGAAGTGTTGTTTATCTGTTTCCAGGTATTTCAACTATCCTTTGATTTCTTGATTCCGGAGCTGTCTAGTGAGTACAGTAGCACACCTAAGGAACATATGACAGACGATATCATCTTGCTTGTGTTCATTGCTTGTGACGAATCTGTATAAGCGAATAGGAAGTGGCTTCCTACAACCACCACAACAATTCTTACAGCCTTTAGGACTCCACAGCAGACAGATCCAGCTTCCTTGATGATATAGTAGTATACTGATGACCTGAAGAAGTTGGACACGAAAAGTACCACGAGTAGGGTGACTACTGCCTGGGacagatatatatcaattatatGAACCTACCGATAGATCGAACGGGTTAACACCCCCTTTTGTATTGAACAGCACGTGCCTCTGCGGTATTGTGAATACCAAGGACCAAATGACAAAAATGGTTAAGGATATAATGCCCATCATAGACACTAGGTTAGGTCCTTCAATTTTCTTTTTCCTGAGTATGTCCTCGCTGATGATCGAGTTTAATGCGTTTACGAATGCCGCTGTTACTACTAGCACGAATCCGATACACTGCAGTGCTGTAATTTCATTCATTTGTGTAAATCCGCTAACGGCAATTGATCCTGATATAAGTGACAATGATGCCCAGGTAACCAAGGTGATATCTTTATTCAGGATTAGCTTAGACAGTACTGCTAGAAACATCGTGTTTGTGCTGCCTGCAATGGTGTATATTGAAGGTCCACACCAAATTAATCCAGCCTTTTCTATTACTTGGTGCAATATGTCCATACCGGATAGCATGAATGGATACTTCCACGACTCCTCCCATATACTTTTCTTTGTAGGGTATGTACCGACACATATCATCGCAAGATAGGTGGGAATTAAAAATGTATAGCTCCCTGTAGGAGCACCTCCTTTTTGTCTAAGAAGGCATATTAAAAGTGGCTGTGCTGAATTAGTAATGACAAATATAACCATGTATAATAGCAAATCTACATTGAATGGAAATAACCTATATCGTGTTTTACAGAACGATTTATCCTCATCATTGCCATTGTCTTGTAGCATTTCTTTTTTATCACCAGCAGATTCTGTGATCGATATTTCATAATCCGTATCACATTCTGCGTCATAAGGCAGCGATACCGTCATTAATCTATCACCGTTCTCCGTTACTTCATTTGTCGTCCTGACGACGTTTTGCGATACGGTGTTCTCAGTGGAAGCGGTTTCCATTGATCTTATATTGTTTAAGTTATTTCTTTTgaccaatgatatattCTGTAGATTGACGACTTGTGGATTCTCGTTATATGGGTTTGTGTAACCTTCCGATATTAAATAAAAATTGTAATCTTCTTCAATCTGCAGGTGTTGTTTGTCACTATCCATTCTTCACATGTAACACATATAGCATTTAATTGTGGAATCTTAGCACCGCTCGTCCgtccatatatattatcactTTTTATTGACCGATAATTACGTTGTAAAAAATTGCTTCTGTTTATTAGCGTCTTTTGATTATTAAATAAGAAATAATTACTTGATTTTTACGTATTATTAATGGGAATTTATAAAATCGTCAGACAATATTCCACTATCCCCATGGTGCTAATTGtctatataacatatcaGGTATTTTTTGAGTGATAAGCGGCATATATttcatgaaatatataaacaaaccAGTTTGGAACATCTTTCAGTGTATTGGGTATCATTACAAGCTGATTTACTTGTCATACTCAATGGTCGCTAGCGTCAGTTGTTTGGATAAAACCGTGTCTATTCAACATAGACACTGTCAatattatgttatatatcgctattatatatatacagtgtcTTCTATAGAAAAACTTGTacttttgttatttttacGATGTGTAGAATAGACATTAATTGTTAGGTTAGGAACATTACTCAATACAACGATTTAGGGCTTTACTGTGGCTTAAATGCCGAGTGTATTGCAACTATTCCTGTTGTGAGGTTGCGGTAAGCGACCATTGTGTAGTTCAATTTAATAAGGAGATCTGCAAATTCCTCCTGTGTCGGGAAGCTCCTAATCGAGTCTACTAGGTATTGATAAGCGGCTCTATCATTAGCCACGTAATGTCCCAGAGTGGGTATAACAATTTCTGAATACCGGTCATATATTGCTGCTGGGAGATCATTTTCGCAATGGCTAAATTCCAATACCATAAGCCTTCCACCAGGTTTCAGGACTCTATAACATTCTTTTAAACCCTGTTCCCTATCACTAAAGTTACGTACACCGAATGCACATGTGATAATGTCATATGTATTATCCTCCATTGGCAAACATTCAGCTGATGCGTTTATCCAAGAAACATAATTGCTGTATCCTAGATTGATAGCTTTATTTCTACCTATATCTGTCATTTCAACAGATGGATCTACTACTGTTATTTCCGGTTTAATCCTATATCTGGGATTGTGTATTATAAATCCACTTGCGTCTTTCATTTTAATGTTTTTCATCTTATCCAAGATTCTGAAAGCGATATCTCCGGTACCTCCAGCAAGATCcattattttaacatttgtATCTCCATCATATGTATTTCCTTCTAAGGTTGcgtttgcgatatttttgttgatgtCACTGAATAAGGTTATCGTTTCTTTGACGAAAATATCCTTCCATATGCGGTGTATTCCTAGACTCATTAGATCATTCATGAGATCATATTTATTTGCCACCTTGCTAAATATACCTCTTATGAATGATGTATCGTAGACAGTTGCATGACGCCTCCATTCTGTATGGATAGATTTCAGCGTCTTTTGCGGTACCACATTCGGTAAAATATTTCCAGTTCTGTACATTACATTTTTGATAAACGTCATTTTATTTAGAGAGATTTAATTTACTGTAAGTAGTAGTGCTTGATGTGTAGGATGTGTTGTTAAAACTATGTAGTGTTATGGGCTAGATATTGTTACATTAAAGCTCACTTTTCATATGTATCTAAGAGCGGGCAGCAAAGGTTAATGAAGCTTCCATTTGCTGCTTTTGAAATGAAATCTAACTTCTTCCATGCCACAGCTCCTTTAGTTTGTATATTCTTGACGTTGTCATCTCCAACATAATGTGGATCGGCGATAAGATAAGCGACATCATCTGCAGGATGTGTGTGCGTTTGATCAATTTCAGTCGGACTTACTGGAGGTTGCGCCTATGCATATTCCGATGATTACATATGCGTACATTCCAGCTCCCATGATGATTGGTGATCCTACGGTATCGAAATGTTTTGCGATGAGTATGTTATAATTTCTGAATTCCGTTACATCACTCAGGTAGAAGGTTTTCGTGTCGTAGTTGAGGTACCAGTTGATGAAGTATCCTGCTTCCACTGTTCCTATCCATTTATTGCTACCAATAACCATATCCTCGTGTGAAGGATCCTTTTCCTTTAAGTACTTTTGTATTTCTGCATGTGTTGGCACTGTTTTAAGCGTCCTGTACTGTAATGCGTACCAGCTGATTACCATTTGTATGGATCTGTAACAGCATCCCCAGCCACTATCGTTAATGCCACCCTAGATTAAATTATAACAGATCTAAAATGACTTACTAGCATGTAGTGATAATACTGGTAGTAACCTTTGACAAGTGTTGCTTTTCCTGTTTTGTTGCTGATCCATTGTGGAAACATTGCATTATTTTCATGCGGCTGCTAATTGTTACAGATTGTATATTAACATACCGATATCAGTACACTTTGGTCTAGTAACTCTTTTGCTGGTAGTATCATTTTGAGGTTCGTTGCTGGGTCCTCATCTAATACGTGTTCATTGGGTGACCCTAGTAAGTCAAACAAGTTGGTAGTGATTCCTCCAAATGGAATCATACCAACTGAACCCAAATCTGGTAAAAACGCTTTGGTAACAATATTAACTACAATCCGTTCTGGGATTTCTTCATTATTTCCCGTAACTCCCGATTCCTTCGTCACATTAATGCGACCTGATGATTTGTCCAAGGTCATATTtaaatgaatatttattttaGAATTCCCTAATGTTATTTCAAATGGACCACCACTTTTTATTAGTTCAACCAGAACATCTTCCTTGATTGGTGTTTTGTTGGATAGTGGTTTCCTATTTCTTTGTGATGCTGATTTGCCTTTCGCATTCTTTCCTCCTTTGGAATTGCTTTTTGTCTTATTTGGTTTATTATGAGTTTCCGTTTCGGCGGCATCCTCTAATTTTGTTGTGCCGGGTGCCACGTATACATTAATGGAGCTGCAAATATTAGGTACTCCAAAATCCTGTTGAAATCTACATTTCAAGGCTTCCAAAGATGcttctattactatattatatggttCATCTGATGTAACCCGTTCATGCACAAGGCAGGTAGTTTGTATGACGAATTGTACACCACAGACATCATCTGTTTCTTCTGTAACATGGACGAAAACGTGTTTGTTATATCCACTATTCGTACCAAATCCTAGATGAGTATAACCAGTTGCAATATTGTTACAGACATCCTTTTTATACGGTACATCAGTTATGTCAACGGCCAGATTATCATTATCCATATTTAGTAAATCGTAAACATTTTGGTTCATGAATTGGATCAATGCTGTTTTTATTTCGTTGGGTAGTAGATCCACTTGTTTGCGTCCTAATACATCAGGGTTGAGTTCAACATCCTGTTCTAAAGGCAATGCCACATTGAGCAGCAATGTAGCTGCGATAAGGGTGTACCCACGACGTTCTATTTCTACCAGATCGTTCTCCACCTGTTCTCGTtatggtatataaagtGTGACATACCCAGACCACATCGTCCAACGACTGCTTCTTCAAATCTGTGTTATTCTGCAAAGTGTAATAGCTAACCGTATCTAGAAATgagtcactattgtctacaCAATCCCACTTGAAAACGTGCAAGAGACGATTATCATATTCCGTCGGTACTATTTTCACTATATCTTCATCGGCCCATTCCCCAAGCGCTAAAATACCGCAGAACTCCAAGTAGTTATGCAATGAAtctgtatattacatggatATACCCAAATATTGCCTACATTTAGAGCTAGTAGAACAGTTTCTGAATGAACATATCCATATGTTACTTTCGTCAGTATCGTTTATTTTGTAGAGATATCTTGCCGAGCGCTTGGCAATTTGTTGTATAGATTCTCCCTTGGAGCTTGAAAACAAGCTCAAGCTGCATTGAAGAaccattgtatatattgacaGAATCCACTGGACAACATATGTTGTGAATATGTTAATAATATGCCATTCACGGCCACACACTTGCTATGGAAGATGCCTGGACGCTGTGGTTCTGATGTTCAAGATTCTGTACATCAAATGCTTTAGCAAAGAGCAAGTAACCTAATTATTAGATGTGTATGATATAGAAGTTTTTATACTCTCCAATGTGTTAATGTGACATTACCCTTACACATTACTGCAATGATCCTATTTTATTGCGTAGTACTTTATGATATGTTTTGTATATCGATGTAGCATAGAAACAGCGCTCTTATTGGAGCAATACGCACCATTATAGATTTGCTGTACCATCGGCTATGTTCTCTTTGTATAAGCACATTTTTATACTTATATAGACATGCTAGTTTCCTGTATGATTAACAGTGATATTGCATGCCATTAGGAATATTCCAATATGGTTATATCATGGCAAAGGCCATATCGTTTGTTTGTTCGTTGTATTCGTGGCTTTGAAGATGCTCTATATCGTGAATTGATATCATTTGGATTTTCTCGGCCGACCTTGATAAAGAGTCACTCTGGTATATTTGTTGAGAGTGTATCTTTACGtcgtttatattttataagTTATTTTTCCAGGTACGTATACATAAGGTTGtttgtatattatacagACTCACCAATGGTGTATTTGTAGAGGCTAAACACTTTCCAATAAAAGATAGGACTTCGTTTATCGAGCACTGCGCGGATACACCATGGTCTGATTTCATTGCTTCTGACAGCACGTTTCGTATAGACTCAACTGTCCGTGATGCTACTAGTTTTATTAAAAGTTGCCGATACGGATCACAGTTGGTGAAGGATGGTATTATGCAGCATTTTGATAATGATAAAACAAGAATGCACCAAGCGGTATCACTTCGTGACCCTACTATTAGGTTGGAGTTGCATATAGCTAGTGGCGATGCCACCTTACTGGTTGATGCAACTGGTACATCGTGTTCCAGACCTTATCGCTACAAGCCATCCATTAGTGATATTGATCCTACCATTGCTGTAGGTTTGTTAAATGatagtggcattttatCTTTTGAATCTCATGGGTGTGCTGTTGAGGAGTACGAGCGCTTATGTGAAAAGAAGGTTGTGGATGGTCAAGATGTTTGTGATAATCCAGGAATTAATCATAACGTCTTGTCAACAACAAGTTATCCAGAGGCTACATTATCTCCTATTAGCTGCAGTGATACATTCTCACGAGGATGTATCATTGATGTATTTTCTGGCTGTGGTACATTTCTGATAGAAGCTGCTATGATCTCTGAGAGGATATTTCCTGGCTGGCTTGTATCAGAATTTGGTTTTCAGAAATTCAATTTATATGATCATTTTGCATTCGTTATGTTAGAGAAGTACGGTATGAGTTTACGGGTGGGCGATCGTAGGGCACCTGATAACTGTCTAAAGAACAAATTGATTGGCGTTGACTCCTGCTGGGAGAAGGTAGAGTCTAGTTTATATTCTGCACATAAGGCTGGAGTAATGGATCATGTTAAAATAATTCAGAGTGATAATTTAAAGTCTGCCCTA contains:
- a CDS encoding pentatricopeptide repeat domain containing protein, whose protein sequence is MCRRRPNQCHGILKYLISTLLLIWIIGCHRLATQKRNLELYAVLAVHNAKRWVRYYNIGNDTVVLPRVLHTDRTGRSVNPSFIGTYVVQGNGRARSPYTNVTDSINVVGDDNGVTHFVLYLSESHDGSHGHWTRHYAANQPDTGKPHDYENSICSDLVANVVGLNEDTAISQKNDSVVPENEDLEEAKPGRVTEEDIIKMKAALAMDTTLGINFVKCIETLQTSPYCTVSPQTIAYNSVLSAAERNANASLTLAVMDDMRKKENVIDGVSYKLAIVTCAKCGYTKDALDLYEEMIRNKHPVDHGVMRALMTPLAKEGKAIECLSVFNDMKGLDKIAQDGDTFLQIQDYIKAIEACSKAHMYDDALKMYKELRSSKIYKTNTDLITHVLELFNAMGNSNDALELYAEYLEEGNTMTPYQYKLLLTTLFMTRKYNQIESIYQNMRQNATDIDQNIYQIVLESYAKTGHYKNAMEIINAMELAKMLKDSYLPFIAAAEACEQTGEWKIALQLLRRANEHNKYKSIEMYNTVLAVCATAEEWDIMVSLYLEIENVCKQTREVTNGFALSGDTLAYAIMAYFYNDEVKQAENLLQKPIKDTPLLMKIRKNLQTPQTG
- a CDS encoding Protein AE7, whose translation is MDNANPIIYKSTKTLSTTQPKERLLENEDAKSLFYIDTKLIIDKQETANSETKPTNNIFQPTSTYDEFEVTEIFNIIRNIKDPEYSYTLESLKIVEPENIDIDQENAIVTVKFTPTVPHCSQATIIGLMIYVKLQQSLPLHFKIDVQITEGTHNTEDAINKQLLDKERVAAALENPVLLDMINDGIYNTVEWDDRLISI
- a CDS encoding Triose-phosphate Transporter family protein, translated to MDSDKQHLQIEEDYNFYLISEGYTNPYNENPQVVNLQNISLVKRNNLNNIRSMETASTENTVSQNVVRTTNEVTENGDRLMTVSLPYDAECDTDYEISITESAGDKKEMLQDNGNDEDKSFCKTRYRLFPFNVDLLLYMVIFVITNSAQPLLICLLRQKGGAPTGSYTFLIPTYLAMICVGTYPTKKSIWEESWKYPFMLSGMDILHQVIEKAGLIWCGPSIYTIAGSTNTMFLAVLSKLILNKDITLVTWASLSLISGSIAVSGFTQMNEITALQCIGFVLVVTAAFVNALNSIISEDILRKKKIEGPNLVSMMGIISLTIFVIWSLVFTIPQRHVLFNTKGGVNPFDLSAVVTLLVVLFVSNFFRSSVYYYIIKEAGSVCCGVLKAVRIVVVVVGSHFLFAYTDSSQAMNTSKMISSVICSLGVLLYSLDSSGIKKSKDS
- a CDS encoding ubiquinone/menaquinone biosynthesis methyltransferases family protein, producing the protein MTFIKNVMYRTGNILPNVVPQKTLKSIHTEWRRHATVYDTSFIRGIFSKVANKYDLMNDLMSLGIHRIWKDIFVKETITLFSDINKNIANATLEGNTYDGDTNVKIMDLAGGTGDIAFRILDKMKNIKMKDASGFIIHNPRYRIKPEITVVDPSVEMTDIGRNKAINLGYSNYVSWINASAECLPMEDNTYDIITCAFGVRNFSDREQGLKECYRVLKPGGRLMVLEFSHCENDLPAAIYDRYSEIVIPTLGHYVANDRAAYQYLVDSIRSFPTQEEFADLLIKLNYTMVAYRNLTTGIVAIHSAFKPQ
- a CDS encoding Peptidase C78 family protein — encoded protein: MVLQCSLSLFSSSKGESIQQIAKRSARYLYKINDTDESNIWICSFRNCSTSSKYSLHNYLEFCGILALGEWADEDIVKIVPTEYDNRLLHVFKWDCVDNSDSFLDTVSYYTLQNNTDLKKQSLDDVVWVENDLVEIERRGYTLIAATLLLNVALPLEQDVELNPDVLGRKQVDLLPNEIKTALIQFMNQNVYDLLNMDNDNLAVDITDVPYKKDVCNNIATGYTHLGFGTNSGYNKHVFVHVTEETDDVCGVQFVIQTTCLVHERVTSDEPYNIVIEASLEALKCRFQQDFGVPNICSSINVYVAPGTTKLEDAAETETHNKPNKTKSNSKGGKNAKGKSASQRNRKPLSNKTPIKEDVLVELIKSGGPFEITLGNSKINIHLNMTLDKSSGRINVTKESGVTGNNEEIPERIVVNIVTKAFLPDLGSVGMIPFGGITTNLFDLLGSPNEHVLDEDPATNLKMILPAKELLDQSVLISPHENNAMFPQWISNKTGKATLVKGYYQYYHYMLGGINDSGWGCCYRSIQMVISWYALQYRTLKTVPTHAEIQKYLKEKDPSHEDMVIGSNKWIGTVEAGYFINWYLNYDTKTFYLSDVTEFRNYNILIAKHFDTVGSPIIMGAGMYAYVIIGICIGATSNDVAYLIADPHYVGDDNVKNIQTKGAVAWKKLDFISKAANGSFINLCCPLLDTYEK